From Gossypium raimondii isolate GPD5lz chromosome 11, ASM2569854v1, whole genome shotgun sequence:
GAAATGATGTTTacattttgtaataattatatatgatcATGTTCTAGACATTGTATGTTCATAGTATTGTTATGCTATTTGGTCACTTGGTGTAAATCTTATATAGGTGGTTTAGTTGTGGTACATATGAATGTGAAATGGATGAGTAGAGAAATAGTAAGTTTTGACTTGAATGTAAGTTGGTTTATGAGTTTAAATGCAAACTATTTGGCAAATGCTTTTGACATGAAATATAACTTTGATTGTGTATTGTTAggtgtttgaattgtggtgtcaatgagggcaaattggttaggcacttaagatgaatgttttggcatgttttagacttgttaaatgtgtttttaagaTATGGAATTTGTTGGTTTTGATTTCGCTTGGTACTTAAGTTTTGGATGAAAATATGTATTGTTTTGCAAACTTTTTAAGGTACACACGAGCTGTCACAAGGTCGTGTGTCTTATTTGTTTTTAGTGCAGGTTGGTCTACACGAgcacagagagttacatggcctggcaacacgactgtgtgaccttGAACCACACGGCCAcaaagagttacatggcctggcgacACACCCGTGTGACCCTGAGCTACATGGTCACAGTTACActggccacacaaccgtgtgaccttATATTACACGAGCACAATTCGTTACCCAGTCAGTGTACACGGGCATGTGAAGTagctacacgggcgtgtgaagtagctacacgggcgtgtgaagTAGCCACACGACCATATTCCTGAGCCACACGGTTTGGGCTCTGTCACACatccgtgtgacccctattttcaaattttccagatttttttgttttgtttcaaaatgacccctgattgttttcaaattatttttagggccccataggctcgatttaaggtcCATAAATGTATTTCCTACTTGATTTAAAGGAGTTATTGAATGATATTAGACAATTTgtgtaattatttcaatttgaattgAGTGTAACCCTTATCCAGTGACAGAAaaaggttaggggtgttacattaggaGACCCCCGGTGATCATAAGGATGTACGCCCGAGAGTGTTGTTCTCTTTGTACTTCACTCGAATCCGCATCGAGCCCACCAAAATTCCTTTTCAACTAATTCATATCTATTTGGGTTCCCTTAATCGTATCCGGAACCCTCCTCAAAAGTTGCTCGTGTACGTTTCTCCAATCGACTGCGAATTGAACCAATCATGACCGGCTCTTCCACCAATAACCTGAGCTATAACTGCACATCCTCGAGAGTGATAGTACACTCGtcgcatggaagatggaatgtgtatGTCTCAGGTATCCACCTTTCCACCAAAGTGCTTACAAGTGTGCAGTCCAATTTTCACCCTTTACCCATACAGGTCACGTGCAAAAATCTCGCATCTCTCAAGTATGGTTCAATTAATGATGATGGAGGAGTAGGTAAATTACGAATATACGTCTCCAAAATTCGATTTTCAAACTACATATAAAAAActacaaattattaaattttagtacaacaaaaaatatttaaattaaattagattaaatataataaaaaaattcttaccatttgcaattgaTATATCGAAATGTGCTTGTCAACCAAATGGATTAGAGATTTTGACATTACTAATTtcaaaaacttgaaataaattgTAATAGAAACAATAAGCTAAGAAAAtcttaatacaattttaataaaaacaaagagttgagagagaaataaaaattaagtgaaaatttaaGAGGGAATTGAGAGAAATTTAAGAGAGATTTAAGAATGTGAGAGAGAGttgagattgaattgaaaaaaatgaaagaattggttgggtttatatagaaaaagaaaagagccaTTAAGGGGGTTTTCAATGGCTATTTAAATAGTCGTTGGGTGGGATAGCCATTGGGAGCGGTGACCATTGGGAAACTGGAAACGTTTTTCTACAAATCAGCTTAAAATGCTTCCAACTAGAAGCGTTTTCGTTATTTCGGCCTAGTCTCGTAATTTTTCGAAAAAACAatctaattaagttttttttttaaatttagtatttttagaaaTTCACTCATTTATTGGTTTGGAGAggaaaaatgatgatattttgaaaattttgtatctTATTAATAGTAAGTATAGATACAACTTATGAAGATAATAAATCATGCacgataaaataaaagaaagtatatatcacattaaaataaagttttggttgAGAAGTAAATTGAAggttttattgatttaattggCGTGAGTTAAAATCttgttatatgcatatttttattagtttttgttaaaataaaagtttaaaataccCTATAGCTTATTTTATTAACGGATGgatattttcgtaattttccTTCCCGAGTTATACCCGgttgactcgtgacaccaactcaatcaggtgcttaaataatagtatagatatacaattgatgaaggtaataaaatatgcataataaaattaaaatgtataaaaacattaaaataaatgtttaaattagtggtaaattaaatgttttacttatttaatgGGTGTGAGTTCAAATCCCAtcatattgatatttttaaataaaaagacttAAGTATcctcgaataatataacttattttaataataaaatgatatttctataattttcttaattgagttggtgcATAGTTGACTCGTAACACCAACTTAATTAggagcttaaataatagtatagatatttTAGTCATGATCAACTTGTAGTAGTTAAATCCGtttggtcaaattttgttattagtcctATACCATACCTAAAATCGTAGATTTGGTCAATGTTCTTCAATTAGGTAATTTAttagttcttatattttttcgaatttttaatCTTGATGCGAACGATAGTGGAAATAAAAAGATGACATCACAACATATATGTGATATTATATGTTTGTCaagtcaaatttttaaaaaataacataactaaacttaatgaatttaataattattattaggtaaagactaaaattttaaaattattgaaaaggactaaattagaataTAAGGCTAAATCCACACGCATAGTGTAGGGAGTAATGCGAAAGTTTAACCAATTAACAATGACATCCAATTTTACGAACTTTAAATAATCCACATTGGGTGAGTTAAACGGATCGGGCCAGCGTAGCTGATATTTCGGAGCTGTAGCAGGGAGAAAAAACCGCGTAGAGATATAAGGGACACATGGCAAGCAGAGAACTGGATGATGATGAATCAATAGATCCAACGGTCAAAATCAAAGCACATGAACTCCCGAATCACTGATAGACTCCAGCATCATCACACGATAGAAACCTCGCATCTTACAATATAGCGATTCCCTTTTATCaaacaaatattcaaaaaccctaatccAAAGAAAAAAGTTTAATTGAGTTCTCGGATCATGGCCCTCTCTACTCGTATCCTCTCAAAATCTCgccaggttttttttttgtgctcCAGATCCCCGTTTACGATTCCTTAATTTCTTTCTATTCTATTTATTCTATCTTTACAccatccttttattttttcattcgatCTTTATGATTCAAAATGTTGTTTTTCTGTTTTTAGTCTGTTCGAGCTTTGTTTGTTTAGTGGATCTGCTCAAACTTCACTAatcttactcttttttttttaaaattcttagtaGTAGGATTAGTTAAGTGAAATAGAAACTTGAAGTTTAgattaatgtttattattaattaaaaattggattttttaatcatttctgTCGAAATTCTTATTTGAAATTGGaatttattttcgttttttcCTCAAAATTCTCCCAAGGCCTAACCATTTACGCCTCTTCTTTTTTGGGCAAAGCAAGCACAGGTGCAATCAAAGTGCTTTACTCGAGtacttaaaattttggggatttttatttgttcatcTACTATGTAAATTGTGAGAGAGATAtgcatatattattaataaaatagttgAGATTGAATATCTATTAATGCCAAATGTCTACAGGAATTTCAAATTCGCTTCTAAGTAGGCATCTAATTtatgaatttgagaaataatcatGAATATTCTGATTATGTGTTTTATCTTacaacttaaattatttttggaatccAAGTTCCCAAACATTACCCTACTCTTTCACGAGAAAATGTTGaaatgattttctttcttttgtttttctttttttcttttcggaAAAGCGGCTTAGATGTAGTGACAAATATTAAGCAAGATAACAGCCACAATGgctaaaaaaagttattatagGATccgatatttaattatttattttctttgatgtCATTAAATTCAGTATATCCTCTgatgtctttttttttcccttttaaataATCTCATTGTTCTTTGTACAGCTTTGTGGTAGTCAATCTATTCTACAAAAGGAGAATACCATTCCTGTTCGTTTTTATGCCAAAGAGGCTGCTGCTCCCCTTGCTAATAAGGGAGATGGTGAGTGAACATCTAGATGCTTGCATTGCTTTCGACCTTAATTTGGATTTTTGACCTATACACTTCTAACCCATATTATGCTAATAGTAGCAATTTCATTATTACTTGTGTTTATGTGGACTATAGATTTGTATGCTTGGTGCATATTTATGGCTATGATTTGATGTTCTTAATGCTAGAGGATCTGATGTTTTTGATGCATATGGTAAATAAGATGGGTTAATGGGGTGAAGTCTTTTGATGCTTCTGTTATCTGTTGTTAATTGATAACTTTCTGACGAATTTCTTTGGCTTTAATAAAAAAGAGATATTGAAAAATATCTTTTTGGAGGTTAAGGCAAAATATGAGACGGCATTGGGAATATTTAGGAAGGAGAAGATCACCATTGACCCAGATGACCCTGCTGCTGTTTCTCAGTATGCAAAAGTTATGAAGACAGTTAGGCAGAAGTaaggttttttttcctttgtcgTTGCTGACTTGTTCTTCCACTCCTCTGAACATTTTCACCTCTGTTTTTATCTCATGTatattaaattgtatgtttgTACTTGGTAGAAATTTGGCAAGACAATAAGGTAGAAAGTAGAAACAGGGATCATGCGTGGTTCTTTGATCCTGCCCCGAATGTTTAGGCTACAGTAGTGCTTCATCAATGCCCTACAAGGAGTGCTCAATATTTGCCAAAACCCCCTCCtgctccaaaaaaaaaaaaaaacccaacatgAACCACCCTGAAGTGTATTCTCATAAAAGTGCCAGTAATGAGGAAAATGCGAGAACAAACTACTTAAATATACTCTAAGAGTAAGGGATTAAACCAAATGCtgttgttaaatttaattgtgtATATTGGTTTTAGAAATAACATCAAAATAACCTTTTTGAAACTCTGTAATTGCTCCAGCTCTCACTGCCTGCCATACTTTTTAGAGTGTTAGATTTTATGTCAATAAGAAGATTGTACAAGAAGACTGTATTTAGTTAATTGCTTTGAGAACTGGTTTGATAAGCCTTATTGAGCTAATCTTAATGGGGTTCAAATTTTGCTGTTAAATGATCATGCCAAATTGGTTTAAGATTGTTTTTCAATGGAGTAGCTAATTCCCTGCTTGGTTAATTTGCACTCTTATTGAAATTGGTTGTTGAAAAGAATCCTTTTAACCTTCTTAAGTTCTTCAAGTTATAATAAGATTTCACTACATAACTCCATAAGTTGAAACAATAGTACAAGagagattaatttttaaatacgtGGCCAATTGGCATTACCCTACTACATTTGTTCTATTATTCTGATTCCTTACCGTTTGTGATCTTGCCTCtttaaaaaggataaaatagtGTTTGTCTCTAAATGTGCATGCATTAACTGGTTTATAATGCGTTTGCCTCTAAATCTGCCCCTCATGCAGGGCTGACTTGTTTTCAGAATCTCAGCGCATCCAGTACACCATCCAAACACGAACTCAGGACGTTCCAGATGCTCGAACATATTTATTGACCCTGAAGGATATAAGGATCAAGTATGCTACTCCCTACTTTGAGTTAGTtgtatattgtttttaaatccttaatgttGTGATGAATACCATAATTCATAGTtaattttgttccttttttcGCTATGGTAGCATGTTTATGTGATTATGCGAAGAATAAGTATAGCTTTCACTTAAGGTTAAATTACTTGAGTCCTGTTTTGCAAGGGATTTCCCTTATAGAGTTGAATTGAGCTCGGATGTTGTCAGTAACAGCTGATGCTGACTATTTCATATTTCCTTTTCATGAACTCCCAAGTATTATTTTCAATGGCACTAGTGTCTACGCTTGCTCTATGATTAAAACagttattgtttattttatatcatttttttacCTTCTGCAGGAGAGGACTCACTGATGACCTTGGTGCTGAGGCTATGATGATGAATGCTTTGGATAAAGTCGAAAAAGAAATCAAGAAGCCTCTTATGAGGAATGACAAGCAATCAATGGCTCTACTTACAGCAGAGTTTGACAAGATCA
This genomic window contains:
- the LOC105804302 gene encoding probable ATP synthase 24 kDa subunit, mitochondrial — its product is MALSTRILSKSRQLCGSQSILQKENTIPVRFYAKEAAAPLANKGDEILKNIFLEVKAKYETALGIFRKEKITIDPDDPAAVSQYAKVMKTVRQKADLFSESQRIQYTIQTRTQDVPDARTYLLTLKDIRIKRGLTDDLGAEAMMMNALDKVEKEIKKPLMRNDKQSMALLTAEFDKINKKLGIRKEDLPKYEEQLELKIAKAQLEELKKDAFEAMETQKKREEFKDEAMPDVKSLDIRNFL